Proteins co-encoded in one Parcubacteria group bacterium genomic window:
- a CDS encoding tyrosine-type recombinase/integrase, whose product MQEMKLRGFSPMTQSSYITNVKGFLRSAGKGPRATTTADVRKYLEALADAGKSASTLNTVYSALKFYFGSVLKRRFFVSIPRAKSSKKLPVVLSKQEVRLLLGTIKSAKHKLLLGMMYSAGLRVSEAVNLKVGDLDFDNQAVMVRGGKGGKDRVTLFSEKVSAPLARYVAKKDARDFVFESSRGGKLTERSAQKIFAHALKDSGIKKQASCHSLRHSFATHLLENGTDIRYIQELLGHARLTTTQVYTKVARSALAAIQSPL is encoded by the coding sequence GTGCAGGAGATGAAACTGCGGGGGTTTAGCCCAATGACCCAAAGTTCGTATATAACGAACGTCAAAGGCTTTTTGCGCTCGGCGGGCAAAGGCCCCCGGGCAACCACTACGGCTGATGTCCGAAAGTATCTGGAAGCGCTCGCGGACGCGGGAAAGTCCGCGTCAACACTCAATACCGTGTACAGCGCCCTTAAGTTTTACTTTGGCTCCGTGCTCAAGCGGAGATTTTTTGTTTCCATTCCGCGCGCCAAATCATCAAAAAAACTTCCGGTGGTGCTCTCCAAACAAGAAGTGCGGTTATTGCTCGGAACCATCAAAAGCGCCAAGCACAAGCTCCTGCTCGGGATGATGTACTCGGCCGGGTTGCGGGTTTCCGAAGCCGTGAATCTCAAGGTGGGGGATTTGGATTTTGATAACCAAGCCGTGATGGTTCGCGGCGGCAAAGGAGGGAAAGACCGGGTTACCTTGTTTTCTGAAAAAGTCAGCGCGCCGCTTGCGCGGTATGTTGCAAAAAAAGACGCACGCGATTTTGTGTTTGAAAGCAGCCGCGGCGGGAAGCTGACTGAACGGTCGGCTCAAAAGATATTTGCCCACGCGCTCAAAGATTCGGGCATCAAAAAACAGGCAAGCTGCCACAGCTTGCGCCATTCGTTTGCCACGCACTTGCTGGAGAACGGCACCGACATTCGGTACATCCAGGAGCTCTTGGGCCACGCGCGGCTTACCACCACGCAGGTGTACACCAAGGTGGCGCGATCTGCTCTGGCCGCGATTCAGAGCCCGCTGTGA
- the thrS gene encoding threonine--tRNA ligase, producing the protein MAHGAPHAQSNQEEQGRDHKSLGTQLDLFVFNDLVGPGLPLWTPKGTILREELDNFVWSLRKKHGYQKVEIPHLAKKDLYETSGHWAKFKDDLFRVKTREGHEFAIKPMNCPHHTQIYSRHPQSYRNLPVRYCNTTMCYRDEQTGELNGLARLRAFTQDDSHVFCRTSQVEEEFLKIWDIVDEFYSAFGFKLSPTLSLSDPNNMGAYLGDEKLWKQAEDALRSVAKKRNVQAPEVLGEAAFYGPKIDFAAKDSLGRDWQVATIQLDMNMPERFNLACVNEKGEPERIVMIHYAVMGAIERFLAILLEHTAGVFPAWLAPIQISVATVSNEKHLVYAQKLANELSAAGARVWVDDSDESVGKKVRASEQQKIPYTLVIGDKEMAGKKLAVRAHGERDTVEMTPDELVAKLKR; encoded by the coding sequence ATGGCACACGGCGCGCCGCACGCACAATCCAATCAGGAGGAACAGGGCCGCGACCACAAGTCCTTGGGCACGCAGCTTGATTTGTTCGTGTTCAATGATCTGGTGGGGCCCGGGCTGCCGCTATGGACGCCCAAGGGAACCATCCTGCGCGAGGAGCTGGATAATTTCGTGTGGAGCCTGCGCAAGAAGCACGGGTACCAGAAGGTGGAAATTCCGCACCTGGCCAAAAAAGATTTGTACGAAACCAGCGGGCACTGGGCAAAGTTCAAGGATGATTTGTTCCGCGTCAAAACGCGCGAGGGCCACGAGTTCGCCATCAAGCCCATGAACTGCCCGCACCACACGCAGATCTACAGCCGCCATCCCCAGAGCTACCGCAACCTGCCGGTGCGCTACTGCAACACCACCATGTGCTACCGCGACGAGCAGACCGGCGAGCTCAACGGGCTCGCGCGCTTGCGCGCGTTCACGCAGGATGATTCGCACGTGTTCTGCCGCACTAGCCAGGTGGAAGAAGAATTTTTGAAAATCTGGGACATTGTTGATGAGTTCTATTCCGCGTTCGGGTTTAAGCTCTCACCCACGCTCTCGTTGTCCGACCCTAACAACATGGGCGCGTATCTGGGTGATGAAAAGCTTTGGAAGCAGGCAGAGGATGCATTGCGCAGCGTGGCAAAGAAGCGCAACGTGCAAGCTCCGGAAGTCCTCGGCGAGGCCGCGTTCTACGGACCGAAGATTGATTTTGCGGCAAAGGATTCGCTGGGCCGGGACTGGCAGGTGGCAACCATCCAGCTGGATATGAACATGCCCGAGCGCTTTAACTTGGCGTGCGTGAATGAGAAAGGCGAACCAGAGCGCATTGTGATGATCCACTACGCGGTGATGGGCGCCATTGAGCGGTTCCTCGCCATTTTACTGGAACACACGGCTGGCGTGTTCCCGGCGTGGCTCGCGCCCATCCAAATTAGCGTTGCCACGGTTTCCAACGAAAAGCACCTGGTGTACGCGCAAAAGCTTGCGAATGAACTTTCGGCCGCCGGAGCGCGCGTTTGGGTTGATGATTCAGATGAGTCAGTCGGCAAAAAGGTGCGAGCGAGCGAGCAGCAGAAAATCCCCTACACGCTCGTGATCGGGGACAAGGAAATGGCTGGCAAAAAACTCGCGGTCCGCGCTCACGGCGAACGAGACACGGTTGAAATGACGCCGGACGAGTTGGTTGCAAAACTCAAGCGATAA
- a CDS encoding cupin domain-containing protein: MYIQDLQKCDEIIAGDDSVLRELLHPNKADVAFRYSLAHAMVKNGLSSKSHKLKTSEVYYILEGEGTMHVNGEAANVRAGHVVYIPPNATQYIENTGNADLKFLCIVDPAWRPEDEAETE; the protein is encoded by the coding sequence ATGTATATCCAAGACCTGCAAAAATGCGACGAAATTATCGCGGGTGACGATTCCGTCCTCCGCGAACTTTTGCACCCAAACAAAGCGGACGTAGCATTCCGGTATAGTTTGGCGCACGCGATGGTTAAGAACGGCCTGTCATCTAAATCGCACAAACTAAAAACATCAGAGGTGTACTACATTCTGGAAGGCGAAGGCACCATGCATGTCAATGGCGAGGCTGCAAACGTTCGCGCGGGCCACGTTGTGTACATTCCCCCGAACGCAACGCAATACATTGAAAACACCGGCAATGCGGATTTGAAATTTTTGTGCATTGTTGACCCGGCCTGGCGGCCAGAAGACGAAGCCGAAACGGAATAG